A region from the Paenarthrobacter aurescens genome encodes:
- a CDS encoding saccharopine dehydrogenase produces MNDLLEPDPAGPVLIAGGYGTVGTALTRLAAPEWPLLLTGRNPERGSHLSNGRVEVRKWDLNQPEPFAAKVRAVISAVNDPHDRVLQAAVTAGIPYVDVTRWTSRVTRALTQATLLRPTAPVLLSSGWMGGVTNIVAAALARDAGEGHRIDVAIRYDINDQAGIDSVDFMDRLGLDFEVRKGGQAVVVRPLTDARWVDIAGHRTKVARLDTPEQFTLPLTLGAGSVATRIGFSSRMSTTALLAARAVGLFRWGSGKRWAPVRRSFLYSPGLGGTAHIRIDVQGPAGTRTAVISDPQGQAHLTALGGLLGLRAVLAEDAKAGVSFPESAPDPASRLAELESHGVTILRS; encoded by the coding sequence GTGAATGATCTCCTTGAACCCGATCCCGCTGGTCCCGTGCTGATCGCGGGCGGTTACGGCACAGTCGGCACGGCCCTCACCCGGCTGGCCGCTCCCGAATGGCCCCTGCTCCTGACGGGCAGAAACCCTGAGCGCGGCAGCCATCTGAGCAACGGCAGGGTGGAGGTTCGGAAATGGGATCTCAACCAGCCGGAGCCCTTTGCCGCCAAGGTCAGGGCAGTCATCAGCGCCGTCAACGACCCCCATGACAGGGTGCTCCAAGCTGCTGTCACCGCCGGGATCCCCTACGTTGACGTCACCCGCTGGACCAGCCGCGTCACCAGAGCACTCACGCAGGCCACACTCCTGCGGCCAACAGCACCTGTACTGCTGAGCTCGGGCTGGATGGGCGGAGTCACCAACATCGTCGCCGCAGCGTTGGCCCGGGACGCCGGCGAAGGGCACCGGATCGACGTCGCCATCCGTTACGACATCAATGACCAGGCCGGAATCGATTCCGTGGACTTCATGGACCGGCTGGGACTGGACTTTGAAGTACGCAAAGGCGGGCAGGCCGTCGTCGTGCGTCCCCTGACCGATGCGCGCTGGGTGGACATTGCCGGGCACCGCACCAAAGTGGCGCGGCTGGACACTCCCGAGCAATTCACGTTGCCGCTCACCCTCGGTGCCGGGTCCGTGGCAACCCGGATCGGGTTCAGCTCCAGGATGTCCACGACGGCGTTGCTCGCCGCCCGTGCGGTAGGGCTGTTCCGTTGGGGCAGCGGAAAACGCTGGGCGCCTGTGCGTCGCTCCTTCCTGTACTCACCCGGCTTGGGCGGGACGGCACACATCCGCATCGACGTCCAAGGCCCGGCCGGGACGCGAACCGCCGTTATTTCCGATCCTCAAGGTCAAGCCCATTTGACTGCGCTGGGAGGGCTGCTGGGGCTACGCGCAGTTCTCGCGGAGGACGCCAAAGCCGGCGTTTCCTTCCCCGAATCCGCGCCGGATCCCGCATCCAGGCTCGCGGAACTCGAATCGCACGGTGTGACAATATTGAGGTCATGA